A region of Vitis riparia cultivar Riparia Gloire de Montpellier isolate 1030 chromosome 12, EGFV_Vit.rip_1.0, whole genome shotgun sequence DNA encodes the following proteins:
- the LOC117926063 gene encoding uncharacterized protein LOC117926063, whose product MVGLLEQAFLVGKDFGALPAFQVAVVHPERVSGVIILGVPFTPPGAFAIQMQLLPKGFYVQRSELQVASDDKEIMDFVDPSTPLPVWFTEEDLKVYSSLYENSGFHTDCGVKDPKITAPGLLIVGEKDYVLKSPRMEEYIKSEKVKEFMPNLEIMAVG is encoded by the exons ATGGTTGGATTGTTGGAGCAGGCTTTTCTAGTAGGGAAGGACTTCGGAGCTCTTCCGGCATTCCAGGTAGCCGTGGTCCACCCTGAAAGGGTGTCTGGTGTCATAATACTGGGTGTCCCTTTCACTCCACCAGGTGCATTTGCCATCCAAATGCAACTCCTTCCCAAAGGCTTCTATGTTCAGAG AAGTGAGCTCCAAGTAGCCAGTGATGACAAGGAGATCATGGACTTTGTTGATCCATCTACCCCTCTACCGGTATGGTTCACCGAGGAGGACCTCAAAGTCTACTCAAGTCTATACGAGAATTCCGGGTTCCATACAG ATTGCGGTGTGAAGGATCCGAAAATTACAGCTCCAGGGCTGCTAATCGTGGGTGAAAAGGACTATGTTCTAAAATCCCCACGGATGGAGGAATACATTAAAAGCGAGAAAGTCAAGGAGTTTATGCCCAATTTGGAGATCATGGCAGTTGGGTGA
- the LOC117926496 gene encoding bifunctional epoxide hydrolase 2-like, protein MEQIQHKYVEVSGLKLHVAELGTGPKVVLFLHGFPEIWYSWRHQMIAAAAAGYRAIAFDFRGYGLSQQPPEPEKASFDDLVVDVIGIMDSFGISKAFLVGKDSGAFPAFQVAVLHPERVSGVVTLGIPFMLPGVSVIPMHLLPKGFYVLRWQEPGRAEADFGRFDVKTVIRNIYMLFCRSELQVASDDQEIMDLADPSAPLPPWFTEEDLKVYSSLYENSGFRTPLQVPYRTLGIDCGVKDPKITAPGMLIMGEKDYVLKFPGMEEYIRSEKVKEFMPNLEIIFHEEGNHFVQEQFPEEVNQLLITFLNKHST, encoded by the exons ATGGAGCAGATACAGCATAAGTATGTTGAAGTGAGCGGACTGAAGCTTCATGTGGCTGAGTTGGGCACAG GTCCTAAGGTGGTGCTGTTCCTGCATGGTTTCCCTGAAATATGGTATTCATGGAGGCACCAAATGATTGCTGCTGCAGCTGCTGGATACCGAGCCATTGCCTTTGATTTCAGGGGCTATGGGCTCTCCCAGCAGCCTCCTGAGCCTGAGAAGGCGTCTTTTGATGATCTTGTGGTTGATGTCATTGGAATTATGGACAGTTTCGGCATCAGTAAG GCTTTTCTAGTAGGGAAGGACTCTGGAGCTTTTCCAGCATTCCAGGTAGCCGTGCTCCACCCTGAAAGGGTGTCTGGAGTCGTAACATTAGGTATCCCTTTCATGCTACCGGGTGTTTCTGTTATCCCAATGCATCTCCTTCCCAAAGGCTTCTACGTATTGAGGTGGCAG GAGCCAGGGCGAGCTGAAGCAGATTTTGGCCGCTTTGATGTTAAGACTGTGATAAGAAACATCTATATGCTCTTCTGCAGAAGTGAGCTCCAAGTAGCCAGTGACGACCAGGAGATCATGGACTTGGCTGATCCATCTGCCCCTCTACCACCATGGTTCACTGAGGAGGATCTCAAAGTCTACTCAAGTCTATACGAGAATTCTGGGTTTCGGACTCCATTACAGGTTCCATACAG GACTTTGGGTATAGATTGTGGTGTGAAGGACCCAAAAATTACAGCTCCAGGGATGCTAATCATGGGTGAGAAGGACTATGTTCTAAAATTCCCAGGGATGGAAGAATACATTAGGAGCGAGAAAGTGAAGGAGTTTATGCCCAATTTGGAGATCATTTTCCATGAAGAAGGAAACCATTTTGTCCAGGAACAATTTCCAGAGGAGGTGAATCAACTACTCATCACCTTCCTTAACAAACATAGTACCTGA
- the LOC117926497 gene encoding bifunctional epoxide hydrolase 2-like, with translation MEQIQHKHVEVGGLKLHVAETGTGPKAVLFLHGFPEIWYSWRHQMVAAAAAGYRAIAFDFRGYGLSQHPPEPEKASFGDLVVDVIGVMDCLGINKAFLVGKDFGAMPAFHVAVVHPERVSGVITLGIPFSLPGVSAIQMHLLPKGFYVQRWREPGRAEADFGRFDVKTVIRNIYILFCGSELQVASDDQEIMDLVDPSTPLPPWFTEDDLKVYSSLYENSGFRTALQVPYRTLAEDCGITDPKITAPGLLIMGEKDYALKLPGLEGYTRSEKVKEFMPNLEIIFMAEGNHFVQEQLPEQVNQLLITFLNKHST, from the exons ATGGAGCAGATTCAGCACAAGCATGTTGAAGTAGGAGGGCTAAAGCTTCATGTGGCTGAGACAGGCACAG GTCCTAAAGCGGTGCTGTTCTTGCATGGTTTTCCTGAAATATGGTACTCATGGAGGCACCAAATGGTTGCTGCTGCAGCTGCTGGCTACCGAGCAATTGCCTTTGATTTCAGGGGCTATGGGCTCTCCCAACACCCTCCTGAGCCTGAGAAGGCATCATTTGGTGATCTTGTGGTTGATGTAATTGGAGTTATGGACTGTTTAGGTATCAATAAG GCTTTTCTAGTAGGGAAGGACTTTGGAGCTATGCCGGCATTCCACGTAGCCGTAGTCCACCCTGAAAGGGTATCTGGTGTCATAACACTGGGTATCCCTTTCTCTCTACCAGGTGTATCTGCCATCCAAATGCATCTCCTTCCGAAAGGCTTCTATGTTCAGAGGTGGCGG GAACCAGGGAGAGCTGAAGCAGATTTTGGTCGCTTTGATGTTAAGACAGTGATAAGAAACATCTACATTCTCTTCTGTGGAAGTGAGCTCCAAGTAGCCAGTGATGACCAGGAGATCATGGACTTAGTTGATCCATCTACCCCTCTACCGCCATGGTTCACTGAGGATGACCTCAAAGTCTACTCAAGCCTATATGAGAATTCTGGGTTTCGTACTGCACTGCAGGTTCCATACAG GACTTTGGCTGAAGATTGTGGTATAACTGATCCAAAAATTACAGCTCCAGGGCTGCTAATCATGGGTGAGAAGGACTATGCTCTAAAATTACCTGGGTTGGAGGGATACACGCGGAGTGAGAAAGTGAAGGAGTTTATGCCAAATTTGGAGATCATTTTCATGGCAGAAGGGAATCATTTTGTCCAAGAACAACTTCCAGAGCAGGTGAATCAACTACTCATCACCTTTCTCAACAAACATAGCACCTGA
- the LOC117926495 gene encoding lanC-like protein GCL2, whose translation MADRFFPNVMPDYVAETPPTQEETPAQGGEDSLIKLLSMPFSALSQRLKRTALDLKETAVIETWGLTGHHVRDFTLYSGVLGTAYLLFRAYLVTANKTDLGLCSEIVKACDSASFGSRDVTFICGRAGVCALGAVAAKHSGDERLMNYYLTQFNEIKLPRSLPDELLYGRVGFLWACLFLNKHIGQGTVPPTYTGAVVSEIIKNGRRLANKGRCPLMFEWYGEKYWGAAHGLVGIMHVLMHMELKIDEIEDVKGTLRYMIKNRFPSGNYPASEEDRNRDVLVHWCHGAPGVALTLAKAAEIFGDDEFLEAAIDAAEVVWNCGLLKRVGVCHGISGNAYVFLSLYRLTGKMEFLYRAKAFACFLLDRAHKLISDGEMHGGDSPYSLFEGSGGMAHLFLDMIEPSEARFPAYEL comes from the exons ATGGCTGATCGTTTCTTTCCAAATGTTATGCCAGACTACGTTGCAGAAACCCCACCAACCCAAGAAGAAACACCCGCCCAAGGAGGGGAGGACTCGCTTATCAAGCTTCTCTCTATGCCCTTTTCTGCACTCTCTCAGAGGCTCAAACGAACAGCTCTCGATCTCAAAGAAACC GCTGTGATAGAGACTTGGGGACTCACTGGGCACCATGTGCGAGACTTTACCCTCTATTCTGGGGTTCTTGGGACAGCTTACTTGCTGTTCAGAGCGTATCTAGTTACTGCCAACAAGACTGATCTGGGTCTTTGCTCTGAGATTGTGAAGGCTTGCGACTCTGCTTCTTTTGGTTCAAG GGATGTTACATTTATATGCGGACGAGCTGGTGTTTGTGCTCTTGGTGCTGTTGCAGCAAAGCACAGTGGTGATGAGCGTTTGATGAATTACTATTTAACTCAATTTAACGAG ATCAAACTGCCACGAAGTCTCCCTGATGAGTTATTGTATGGGAGAGTTGGGTTCTTATGGGCGTGTTTGTTCTTAAACAAACATATAGGCCAGGGAACAGTTCCTCCTACCTACACT GGAGCAGTTGTAAGTGAAATTATCAAGAATGGAAGACGATTGGCTAACAAGGGAAGATGCCCATTGATGTTTGAATGGTATGGGGAAAAGTATTGGGGTGCTGCCCATGGCTTGGTGGGGATTATGCACGTTTTAATGCACATGGAATTGAAAATTGATGAGATTGAGGATGTTAAGGGTACTCTACGATACATGATTAAGAATCGGTTTCCAAGTGGGAACTACCCTGCAAGTGAAGAAGATAGAAACCGGGATGTTCTTGTGCACTGGTGTCATGGGGCTCCTGGAGTTGCTCTCACACTTGCCAAAGCAGCTGAG ATTTTCGGAGATGATGAATTTCTGGAAGCAGCTATTGATGCAGCAGAGGTAGTTTGGAATTGTGGGCTGCTCAAGCGAGTTGGGGTTTGCCATGGCATTAGTGGGAATGCTTATGTGTTTCTCTCACTGTACCGACTGACAGGCAAAATGGAGTTCTTATACAGGGCCAAAGCATTTGCTTGCTTTCTACTTGATAGAGCTCATAAACTTATATCAGATGGAGAGATGCATGGAGGTGATAGCCCCTACTCACTTTTCGAAGGGTCAGGTGGTATGGCTCATCTTTTTCTGGACATGATCGAACCCTCTGAGGCCAGGTTCCCAGCTTATGAACtctga
- the LOC117925884 gene encoding expansin-B3-like translates to MRVLGIGFFWVVVEGLLLVSGQLQHSLSNAHWHSATATWYGSPDGDGSDGGACGYGSLVDVKPFRARVGAVSPVLFKGGVGCGACYKVKCLDHNICSRRAVTIIVTDECPGGYCSGGRTHFDLSGAAFGRMAVAGNNNQLRDRGEISVIFRRTPCKYPGKNIAFHVNEGSTDYWLSLLVEFEDGDGDVGSMHIREASSTEWLEMRHVWGASWCITGGPLKGPFSVKLTTLSTGRTLSAREVIPRNWAPKATYTSRLNFF, encoded by the exons ATGAGGGTGCTGGGTATTGGGTTTTTTTGGGTTGTCGTCGAGGGGCTGTTGCTTGTCTCCGGCCAGCTCCAACACAGCCTGTCCAACGCACATTGGCACTCAGCCACCGCCACCTGGTACGGCAGCCCCGACGGAGACGGCAGCGACG GTGGAGCATGTGGGTATGGGTCGCTAGTAGATGTGAAGCCGTTTAGGGCAAGAGTAGGGGCAGTGAGTCCGGTGCTGTTCAAGGGAGGGGTGGGTTGTGGGGCATGCTACAAGGTGAAGTGCCTTGACCACAACATATGTTCAAGGAGAGCCGTTACAATCATAGTAACGGACGAATGTCCAGGTGGGTACTGCTCAGGAGGGCGCACCCACTTCGACCTCAGTGGTGCAGCCTTCGGTCGCATGGCTGTGGCCGGAAACAATAACCAGCTCAGGGACCGAGGCGAGATCTCCGTCATTTTCCGCCG GACTCCATGCAAATACCCAGGGAAGAACATAGCCTTTCATGTGAACGAGGGATCAACTGATTATTGGCTGTCACTTCTAGTGGAGTTTGAAGATGGAGATGGTGATGTTGGGTCCATGCATATAAGAGAA GCAAGTTCAACAGAGTGGCTAGAGATGAGGCATGTGTGGGGAGCAAGTTGGTGTATAACTGGGGGGCCCTTGAAGGGACCATTTTCAGTGAAGTTAACTACACTATCAACAGGAAGAACTCTGTCTGCAAGGGAAGTCATTCCAAGGAATTGGGCTCCTAAGGCCACTTACACCTCTCGGCTCAACTTCTTCTAG